In Balaenoptera acutorostrata chromosome 12, mBalAcu1.1, whole genome shotgun sequence, a single window of DNA contains:
- the ASPRV1 gene encoding retroviral-like aspartic protease 1, with the protein MAGSGARSREGHREHAFVLEPFDGANVAPHLWLYRFEVISDLNHWDHATKLRFLKESLRGDALEVYSGLSPEDQGEYGAVKETLLKTFGGPRAAHSYQPKEILFANSMGKGYYLKGKIGEVPVSFLVDSGAQVSVVHPSLWEEVTDGDLDTLRPFENVVKVANGAELKILGVWDTEVSLGKLKLKAAFLVANASAEDAIIGTDMLQDHNAVLDFEHHTCTLKGKKFRLLPVGGSLEDEFDLELIEEEPYSEEGRQQLSY; encoded by the coding sequence aTGGCCGGGAGTGGAGCCAGGAGCCGGGAGGGCCACCGGGAGCATGCCTTTGTCCTGGAGCCTTTTGATGGAGCCAATGTGGCCCCGCACCTCTGGCTATACCGCTTTGAGGTCATCAGTGACCTCAACCATTGGGACCACGCCACCAAGCTGAGGTTCCTGAAAGAGTCCCTCAGGGGAGACGCCCTGGAGGTCTACAGTGGACTCAGTCCTGAGGACCAGGGGGAATACGGGGCTGTGAAAGAGACCCTCCTGAAGACCTTTGGGGGACCCAGGGCGGCCCACAGCTACCAGCCCAAGGAGATCCTCTTTGCCAACAGCATGGGTAAGGGCTACTACCTCAAGGGGAAAATTGGCGAAGTGCCCGTGAGTTTCCTGGTGGACTCTGGCGCCCAGGTCTCCGTGGTCCATCCGAGCTTGTGGGAGGAGGTCACCGATGGCGACCTGGATACCCTGCGACCCTTTGAGAATGTGGTGAAAGTGGCCAACGGGGCTGAATTGAAGATCCTGGGTGTCTGGGATACAGAGGTGTCCCTGGGCAAGCTGAAGCTGAAGGCAGCTTTCCTAGTGGCCAACGCAAGTGCGGAAGACGCCATCATTGGGACTGACATGCTCCAGGACCACAACGCCGTCCTGGACTTCGAGCATCACACGTGCACACTGAAAGGGAAGAAGTTCCGCCTTCTGCCTGTAGGAGGGTCCCTGGAAGACGAGTTCGACCTGGAGCTCATAGAGGAGGAGCCCTACTCAGAGGAGGGGCGGCAGCAGCTCTCCTATTGA